GGCAATGGCGGCGAGCAGTTGATGAGCTTGCCGCTGCGTGAGGCGCGCGAGATGTTCGAGCGAGAATACCTCGTTGCGCAAATCAGCCGCTTCGGCGGCAACATTTCACGGACCGCCGAATTCGTGGGCATGGAGCGCTCGGCACTGCATCGCAAGCTGAAGGCGCTGGGGATTGGCTGATCGCAGCACGGAAAACAACTCAAGAGAAACGCCCGTGTCACGCATCGCCTATGTCAACGGTCGCTACCTGCCGCGGAGCGAAGCTGCGGTTCATATCGAGGATCGCGGCTATCAGTTCGCCGACGGCGTCTACGAAGTCTGCGAGGTGAGGGGTGGCCACCTCATCGATGAACGCCGCCACATGGAACGGCTGTTGCGTTCTTTAAGTGAATTGCGAATTCCGCTGCCGATGCCACTGTCGGCGCTCAGCATCGTGCTGCACGAGGTGGTCCGGCGAAACGGTGTCCGCGACGGTATCGTCTATCTGCAAATCACACGCGGTGTCGCCAAACGAGACCATGCTTTCCCGCCGGCCGGGACGAAACCCGCCTTGGTGGTCACAGCAAACCGTATCGACCCGGAGAAGACCGAGCGGCTCGCCGCAGACGGCATCGCGGTCATCACACTGCCGGACAATCGCTGGGACCGGGTCGACATCAAATCAATCGCACTGCTGCCGAACGTCATGGCGAAACAGCAGGCGCGAGAGCAGGGCGCTCGCGAAGCGTGGTTTGTCGCTGCCGACGGTACGGTGACCGAAGGCTCGTCCTCGAACGCCTGGATCGTGACGGGGGACAACGAGGTGGTGACCCGGAAGGCCGACCGGACGATCCTGAAGGGCATCACCCGCACGGTCCTGCTCGAGGTTCTGAAATCGGAGGGCCTGACACTGACGGAGAGGGCCTTCACGGTCGAGGAAGCTCAGG
The genomic region above belongs to Pseudorhodoplanes sinuspersici and contains:
- a CDS encoding D-amino-acid transaminase — encoded protein: MSRIAYVNGRYLPRSEAAVHIEDRGYQFADGVYEVCEVRGGHLIDERRHMERLLRSLSELRIPLPMPLSALSIVLHEVVRRNGVRDGIVYLQITRGVAKRDHAFPPAGTKPALVVTANRIDPEKTERLAADGIAVITLPDNRWDRVDIKSIALLPNVMAKQQAREQGAREAWFVAADGTVTEGSSSNAWIVTGDNEVVTRKADRTILKGITRTVLLEVLKSEGLTLTERAFTVEEAQGAREAFITSASQAVMPVVRIDGRPIGNGAPGLLATALRRDFHRFAEES